From the Ficedula albicollis isolate OC2 unplaced genomic scaffold, FicAlb1.5 N00475, whole genome shotgun sequence genome, one window contains:
- the LOC101820716 gene encoding toll-like receptor 13, which yields MRTPLLVTLVTLVLVPAGVSPYGFRNCIQAPWDPVLFRCIQRFLSDVGAAVGDLPSTATSLNLSVNILRQVPPRAFAHLPHLYTLDLSNNQLELLAPGAFLGLSALAHLNLTHNNISVLATGVFTQLGNLSTLRLDHNPLQKVDPGAFQTLAALSTLLLRGGRLRALEPVAVAVGNLTHLDLLDLCGNMLSTLGPGLPPALRVLRLCNNSLGALSGASPGVIPPGLRELDLSYNNISDPAPLARLCLHNLTNLRLAGNPLDMVQLLRTAGVSPRHVDVSGLRVGTGDLDYLCQQLAGPRLQRLQLQRLELKAMPKGALHKCPELGALDVSGNRLRSLGCIGWLLNRAQLATLGELVAEHNLLQWLPSCKGAPVLHQLHNVSLRFNRILVADAGAFDNTPALRQLRLDVNGLARLHRAALRGLRNLQHLRLDNNLLTDLLPGSFADLQQLEDLNLRNNRVAVLFPGTFRGLDHLKTLDLGGNNLRYLAAKAFQGLLQLCRLYLDRNRLVEVTAEAFQPVQLTLGVLDLRANALRYLSRRLQQPPPFRYLHNLYDLKLQAQQPYGMRVVPQRFFQGLSALRSLYLSQNSLSAIPADAFDDLVQLQFLTLADSNGGMGHLPAGIFKNLSRLRSLNLESAGLRSLGPEVFGNLTRLKQLRLAKNELRALDVTLATHLPALRYLDLRKCPLSCSCANAWLPGWLARGPVQVVYLYNYTCGEKGGASAYLHCFDTHVCYLDMGRYLFAGTAPAVLLLLLLPLLHHRGYWRLRYQLFLLRAWARGRWRREQRRYTYDTFVSYNSGDERWVLEELVPELERGALRLCLHHRDFRPGRAIVDNIVDAVYNSRHTVCVVSRGYLRSEWCSLEIQMASYRLFDELRDVLVLVFLEDIPEAELSAFHRMRRVLLRRTHLRWPPEPPAQPLFWAKLRCALSAGQEEEDRERGGREEGKAVFCSKIIGFSLWNMLCKVGMKGKFSPYFNLFNAAEAKGVAKPALL from the exons ATGCGCACCCCACTGCTGGTGACCCTGGTGACATTGGTGTTGGTGCCTGCAGGGGTCTCTCCCTACGGCTTCCGCAACTGCATCCAGGCGCCGTGGGACCCGGTGCTGTTCCGCTGCATCCAGCGCTTCCTGAGCGACGTGGGGGCTGCAGTGGGCGACCTCCCCTCCACTGCCACATCCCTCAACCTCTCTGTCAACATCTTGCGCCAGGTGCCCCCCCGTGCCTTTGCCCACCTGCCGCACCTCTACACACTTGATCTGAGCAACAACCAGCTGGAACTGCTGGCCCCGGGGGCTTTCTTGGGGCTGTCAGCACTAGCCCATCTAAACCTGACCCACAACAACATCTCAGTGCTGGCCACAGGCGTGTTCACCCAGCTGGGGAACCTGAGCACACTGCGGCTGGACCACAATCCGCTACAGAAAGTGGATCCTGGGGCTTTCCAGACACTGGCAGCACTCAGCACGCTCCTGCTGCGGGGTGGCCGGCTCCGCGCACTGGAGCccgtggctgtggctgtggggaaTCTGACACACCTCGATCTGCTTGACCTGTGTGGCAACATGCTGTCGACACTGGGCCCAGGGCTGCCTCCCGCGCTGAGGGTCCTGCGCCTCTGCAACAACTCCCTGGGAGCTCTTTCAGGGGCCAGCCCCGGGGTGATTCCCCCAGGGCTGCGTGAGCTCGACCTGTCCTACAACAACATCTCGGACCCTGCGCCGCTCGCTCGCCTGTGCCTGCACAACCTGACAAACCTGCGCCTGGCTGGGAACCCTCTGGACATGGTGCAGCTGCTGCGCACGGCTGGAGTCTCCCCACGCCATGTGGACGTGTCAGGGCTACGGGTGGGCACAGGGGACTTGGATtacctgtgccagcagctggcagggccgcggctgcagaggctgcagctgcagcgTTTGGAGCTCAAAGCAATGCCCAAGGGGGCTCTGCACAAGTGTCCAGAGCTGGGTGCTCTGGACGTGTCCGGCAACCGGCTGCGGTCCTTGGGCTGCATAGGGTGGCTGCTGAACCGGGCACAGCTTGCAACACTGGGCGAGCTTGTGGCTGAACACAACttgctgcagtggctgccaTCATGCAAAGGGGCCCCGGTTCTGCACCAGCTGCACAATGTGTCCCTACGCTTCAACCGCATCCTAGTAGCTGATGCGGGTGCCTTTGACAACACGCCAGCGCTGCGGCAGCTGCGGCTGGACGTGAACGGGCTGGCACGGCTGCACCGTGCAGCACTGCGTGGACTCCGCAACCTGCAGCACCTGCGTCTCGACAACAACCTGCTCACCGACCTCCTGCCCGGCTCCTTTGctgacctgcagcagctggaagacCTCAACCTGCGCAACAACCGTGTGGCCGTGCTCTTCCCTGGCACCTTCAGGGGGCTCGACCACTTGAAGACCCTTGACCTGGGCGGGAACAACCTGCGGTATTTGGCAGCCAAGGCATTCCAGGGTCTCCTGCAGCTTTGCCGGCTCTACCTGGACCGCAACCGGCTGGtggaggtgacagcagaggCATTCCAGCCGGTGCAGCTGACGCTGGGCGTGCTGGACCTGCGTGCCAATGCGCTGCGCTACCTGAGCCGACGCCTGCAGCAGCCGCCGCCTTTCCGCTACCTGCACAACCTCTATGACCTGAAgttgcaggcacagcagccatATGGGATGCGTGTGGTCCCACAACGCTTCTTCCAGGGCCTCAGTGCCTTGCGCTCGCTGTACCTGTCGCAGAACTCGCTCTCGGCCATCCCCGCCGATGCCTTTGATGACCTGGTGCAGCTGCAGTTCCTGACGCTGGCTGACAGCAATGGCGGGATGGGCCACCTGCCCGCTGGCATCTTCAAGAACCTGAGCCGACTGCGCAGCCTGAACCTGGAGAGCGCAGGACTGCGCAGCCTTGGCCCTGAGGTCTTCGGCAACCTGACGCGACTGAAGCAGCTGCGCCTGGCCAAGAACGAGCTGCGTGCGCTGGACGTGACTCTGGCCAcgcacctccctgccctgcgCTATCTGGATCTGCGCAAGTgccccctgagctgcagctgtgccaacGCCTGGCTGCCTGGCTGGCTGGCACGTGGGCCCGTGCAGGTGGTCTACCTGTATAACTACACCTGTGGTGAGAAGGGTGGGGCCTCCGCGTACCTGCACTGCTTTGACACGCATGTGTGCTACCTGGACATGGGGCGGTACCTGTTTGCAGGGACGGCAccggctgtgctgctgctgctgctgctgccgctgctgcaCCACCGTGGGTACTGGCGGCTGCGCTaccagctgttcctgctgcgTGCGTGGGCACGTGGGCGCTGGCGGCGGGAGCAGCGGCGCTACACCTACGACACCTTCGTGTCCTACAACTCCGGGGATGAGCGGTgggtgctggaggagctggtgcCTGAGCTGGAGCGGGGAGCCCTGCGGCTCTGCCTGCACCACCGCGACTTTCGCCCCGGCCGTGCCATAGTGGACAACATCGTGGACGCCGTGTACAACAGCCGGCACACGGTGTGCGTGGTGAGCCGCGGGTACCTGCGCAGCGAGTGGTGCTCGCTGGAGATCCAGATGGCCAGCTATCGCCTCTTCGACGAGCTGCGTGATGTCCTTGTCCTCGTCTTCCTCGAGGACATTCCTGAGGCCGAGCTCTCGGCCTTCCACCGCATGCGCCGCGTGCTGCTGCGGCGCACACACCTGCGCTGGCCCCCCGAGCCCCCTGCGCAGCCCCTCTTCTGGGCAAAGCTCAGGTGTGCCCTCAGCgcggggcaggaggaggaggacagggagagagggggcagggaggaagg aaaagcagttttctgcTCCAAAATTATCGGCTTTTCTCTCTGGAATATGCTCTGCAAAGTGGGGATGAAG GGCAAATTTTCTCCCTATTTCAACCTCTTCAATGCAGCAGAGGCAAAAGGAGTTGCcaagccagcactgctgtga